The genome window TGACGTATGGCGCCATCCCAGAAGTTGCCGATCTACTCTACGGCATCAAACCAGCAGTCCTCGCCGTCATCCTGGGCGCACTGTGGCGATTGGGTCAAAAAGCCGTAAAAGGCTGGCGATTGAGCTTTCTGGGCCTGGCTGTCATGCTCGTGTCCCTCACCCAATTTAGCGGCGTCCTCGCACTGATCGGCGGGGGAATCATCGGCATGTTCTGGCTGCGCATGACGCGACCGAGAGACCGCGAACACATGGCCGTAATCGCGCCAATAGCGGGCACGGGATTGACCATGCTCGCAAGCCAAGGCGCCGTATCCGCAGCAGGACCAACACTCTGGGCACTGGGCCTATTCTTTCTCAAAATTGGCGCAATACTCTACGGCAGCGGATACTTACTCATCGCATTCCTCGAAGAAGAACTCGTACTCGGATATGCCTGGCTAACCCAGGAACAATTGCTGGAAGCCATTGCCATCGGCCAGTTCACACCCGGACCCGTATTATCCACCGCAGCCTTCATCGGCTATCTCGTCACCGGCGGCAAATTATCCGGAGCCCTCGTCGCTGCTGGCGCGATCTTCCTACCCTCCTTTGTATTTGTCGCTGCCCTGAACCCCCTCTTGCCCCGGCTGCGAGAATCTGAATGGGTAGCGTCATTCCTCGACGCCGTAAACGTCTGCGCCGTGGGATTGATGGCCGCTGTAACAATAGAACTGGGCTATCTAACCCTGGATTCAATACCCAAAATGGCAATCGCGGGCATCGCATCCATCCTGATATTGTGGCGCAATGTCGGCGCAGTATGGCTGGTCGTTGGCGGAGCTGTTGCGGGTTGGATCATCCTCGCCGCGGGATTATAGGGATGACCCAGGAATATCTCAAACCCGAAGTCGTCTCCCGGCTCGCGCGCCTGGACCTGATCGCACGCATGGTCGTCGAAGGATTTATCACCGGCCTGCACCAAAGCCCCTATCACGGATTCTCCGTCGAATTTTCCGAATACCGGCAATACATGCCCGGGGACTCCCTGCGCGACCTGGACTGGAAAGTATTTGGCAAAACCGACCGCCTCTACGTCAAACAATACGAAGAAGAAACCAACCTCAAATCCCATCTCCTCATAGACGCCAGTGCCTCAATGGCATACGGCTCGGACGCCATCACCAAATACCAATACGCATCTTATACTGCCGCCGCCCTATCCCACCTCATGTTGCGCCAGCGCGACGCCGTCGGATTAATCGCCTTTGACGACCGCATTCGCACGTATTTGCAGCCCCGCTCAGTCACCAGTCATTTACACACCCTGCTCACCACACTTCAAAAC of Gemmatimonadota bacterium contains these proteins:
- the chrA gene encoding chromate efflux transporter codes for the protein MENKRPGRLREVAALFFKLGVIGFGGPAAHIALMEDEVVEKRAWLSRERFLDLVGVTSIIPGPNSTEMAIHLGFLRGGWPGLLLAGLCFIFPAVTLTTILAWAYMTYGAIPEVADLLYGIKPAVLAVILGALWRLGQKAVKGWRLSFLGLAVMLVSLTQFSGVLALIGGGIIGMFWLRMTRPRDREHMAVIAPIAGTGLTMLASQGAVSAAGPTLWALGLFFLKIGAILYGSGYLLIAFLEEELVLGYAWLTQEQLLEAIAIGQFTPGPVLSTAAFIGYLVTGGKLSGALVAAGAIFLPSFVFVAALNPLLPRLRESEWVASFLDAVNVCAVGLMAAVTIELGYLTLDSIPKMAIAGIASILILWRNVGAVWLVVGGAVAGWIILAAGL
- a CDS encoding DUF58 domain-containing protein; this translates as MTQEYLKPEVVSRLARLDLIARMVVEGFITGLHQSPYHGFSVEFSEYRQYMPGDSLRDLDWKVFGKTDRLYVKQYEEETNLKSHLLIDASASMAYGSDAITKYQYASYTAAALSHLMLRQRDAVGLIAFDDRIRTYLQPRSVTSHLHTLLTTLQNTSPEGTDTDLAATFHELAERIVRRGLVIVISDLFDDPDRLLNGLKHFRHRNHEVIVFHILDPRERDLDFNREMRFVDLESGTQISTEPWHLAPEYRDHMDTLINRYRRECREALIDYVLLETSEPFDTALFNYLAKRKKLM